TATTAAGTTCTTAAGGTTGAAAGCACTATTCTTCATGGGTAGCATTTTCTAGCTTCTTCATAGAGACATATATTCTCCGGATCTAAATGGATATGAGGTCGATGTGGTGAAGTAAAATGACTTTGTCAAGGTGAAAACATTCAACAGGTTCGTAAGGAACGACTAGGTAATGAATGccataacttttaaaaatatagttagTGAAGTTCTCATAATATATATGGATTGCTAAGTGAGTATTGAAATTTTGTTGAGTCCTTTGAAGTCAAAATCTCTACTATGATTTTATAGattaagtgtatatatatatatattgaaattttgttgAGTCCATTGAGGGCAAAATCTCTACTACAATAATATCGATTTTTGCTTGGTTAAAGTtgtaatatatgttattttgtcATCGACCTGATCTAAGAATGAATTTAATAATACTTTGGATTTATTTAATGGTAGAAATATATGACCTATTTGGATTgcattatttttaagaaatattttaatgatgGATCTTTGGTACAATACTAATAAATTTAAGTTGTGAAATGTATCTTGAGAGTTCTTAATGAGGACTGATGATTTTATCTTATGCTTCAAAAGGTAGATTGATACTAGGATGACAAACTTATAGGGAAATAATGTCTTATTGAGTATACTTGGGTGAACTAAATTGAAGATTTAAGTAAGAAAATGCTTATAAAATTGAGTTAGTCCTttaaatttgtcacgacccaaaacgagccgcgagtggcacccacacttaccctcctatgtgagcgaaccaaccaatctaaaccccaacatttcaaccataataaacagaaaaataatgcggaagacttaaaactcattaatataaccaataaataacttctaaaacttaatacttattatttccaaaatctggaagtcatcaccacaagaacattctatcctcaaattactaaatctacgagtatctaggaagctaaacaAATcaaagagatagtccatgtccgaacttcaaggacatcaagacatgaatgagagagaatccagtccgagctaggaacaatagctcaccctgaaatctggcgcgatgaagactggctagagttgaggacgagttgaagacgatggcacgtttgctgcactccacaaataacaaagaaaaacatacaagtaggggtcagtacaaggcacaagtactgagtaggtatcatcggccaactcaaaatagaaagcaatatatatcagataataacataaaaccaaacaaatacttaacaggtaacaacaacaagtaccataaccattggctacaacccaagcacatctatgaggactcaagcctccacaccatactcatttaggaattaggttcttcaaaccttagtatattagcataattaaaaattcattcatcttactatcctggtgttggaacgtgacactccgatcccctactatcctggtgtcggaacgtgacattccaatcccctactatcctggtgtcggaacgtgacactccgatcccctactatcctggtgtcggaacgtgacactctgatcccctaatactacgtgtcggttcgtgacacccgatcctctaatctcGTTAATTtccagttcatcaaccttcctttatgccaagacatcatcattaatagagaggttttaaggtttaagattcacagcctcatcatgctaattcattacaattatatattcacatcatgcaaccacacaattaagcatatagaagactttacaatattacccaatacatatcaatcgctatttagagtttactatgagatagcataaaccataacctacctccaccgaagaattcgtgatcacgcAAGCTACTCCGGAaggtctttgctttcctctccgttctctcttctctcctcgttcgtccctctcttctgttctttctatttttccttattcaaactctttttcttttatcctaattatcatataattaagtataaaagatggtaaaagtaaaccactatttatttcaaggttatctcttttaaccccaagtaattgaattattaacattaaaccactaactttataatcataagaaggaatagtccaaaacaccccttaaaacttttaaaagaaatccgacccagtcagggttacgcagcctgtgacggtctgttgtgcctacgacggtccgtcgtgcagagtcgtcataaagttcagagactcaaattcattaaagggtctttgacggtccgttgtgcctaCGACGGTCAGTCATGatcttccgtcgcgaagttcagagagttgttctcagtacccaattttccagagtctaagtgttttggaatgaaatCCCCTCGACGGTCcttcgtgggatccgtcgacccagacagctattaccagaaataaactctgcTGCCCATAACGACTAAACatgtcattacaatagataccaatttatccttcgttcatcctcgaacaatcacaagaagaaaacaaggacgaaaaggagtacctgaatctgtaaacaggtgcgGGTATCGTTCTTGCATATTAGCCTCCTtttcccaagtggactcttccaccggtcgattcttccattgaactttgatggatgcaatctcccttgatttcaaattgcggacttctctatctaaaatggcaataGGCTCCTTCtgataagacaaattctcatcaagaagaactgaatcccaacgaatgatgtagtttccatccccatggtatcttttcagcatagacacatgaaataccgggtgcactcctgagagccctgggggcaaggctaattcataagctacctcccccacgcgcttcagaacttcaaatggaccaatgtacctcggacaaagcttacctcgcttaccaaaccacatcaccattttcatgggcgaaaccttcagcaaaacttgctcaccctccataaactccaaatctctaacctttcgatctgcatattccttctgtctactttgagccgctaaaagcttttcttgaatgcatttcactttatctaacgattccctcagaaggtcagtaccccatgGTCTTATCTTAAATGCATcgaaccaaccaatgggagacctacatctccttccATACactgcctcaaatggggccatatcaatacttgagtgataactattgttgtatgagaactcttctaagggtaagaagttatcccaatgaccaccaaactctatcaaacatgcacgaagcatatcttccaaaacctgaatcgttcactcggactaaccatcggtctgagggtgaaatgcggtactaaggtccaacctagtacctaattcagcatgcaatgttttccaaaacatagaagtaaactgcgtacctctatctgatatgatggaaagtggaactccatgcaaccgaacgacttctgagatatagagcctGACTAACTTCtgtgcattgtaagtcaccttaaccggaatgaagtgagcagacttagttaacctatcaactattacccaaatggagtcatacttacccattgtctgtggaagaccaaccacgaagtccattgcaattctctcccacttccattcaagaatgggcattctttgaagtgtccctccaggactctggtgttcatactttacctgctgataattcgggcattgagcaacaaactcaacaatatcacgctttattctactccaccaaaaatgttgctttaggtcacgatacatcttggttgcaccaggatgtatagaataccttgaactatgagcctctgtaagaatagtgtgaatcaaatcatcgacgcggggtacacacacccttcccttaattctcaaaacaccttcctcatcgatttttgcttctttagcctctcctcgcaacaccttatctcggatccggatcagttcctcatcagtaaacttctttcctttaatcttgtcaagaaaggaagatcttgcctccacacaaaccaaaaatcctcccttctcatttacttctagcctcataaagtcattagccagagtctgaacctctctagcaaATGGGCTTCtggaaacctgtaagtgagctaggcttcccatgctccctgcttttctacttaacgcatctgccacaacgttaGCTTTTCCTGAGtaatacaaaatagtgatatcgtagtccttcagtagttccatccatctcctctgtctcaaattcaaatctttctgagtaaagacatactgtaggctacgatgatccgtatagacttcacacttaaccccatatagataatgtctccattgctttaatgcaattACTACGGCGGCCAaatccaaatcatgggtcggataattacgttcatgcacctttaattgcctcaaggcataagaaattacattcttctcttgcattagcactgcacccaaaccagagtAGGATGCATCAccgtaaacaatgaaattcttaccttccactggcagggtaagaattggtgcagtagtcaacaaagtcttgagcttctgaaagctttcttcacactcgtccgaccatacaaatggaatactctgcttagtcaagtttgtctattgggaagcaacagaagaaaatcccttgacaaatcgacggtagtagctagctaaaccaacgaagctccttacctctgtaacattagtaggtctcacccagctcttcactgcttcgatcttagaaggagccaccatcactccatccttagaaactacgtgccccaagaaggacactgaatctagccaaaactcacacttggagaatttggcataaagccttttctccctcaacatttccaatacaattctcaagtgctcctcatgttctttcctgctcttggattataccagtatatcatcaatgaatacaatgacaaagagatccagatatggcttaaaaatcctgttcatcaagctcatgaaagaagcaggggcattcgtaagcccaaaagacattactaagaactcataatgtccatacctggtccgaaaagcagtctttggcacatccgttgcccgtattttcaattgatgataaccagatctcaaatcgatttttgagaaggtacaagcaccttgtaactgatcaaacaaatcatcgatgcgaggaagaggatacttgttcttaatagttaccttattcagttgtctgtagtctatgcacatccgaaaacttccatccttcttcttcacaaacaaaacaggagcaccccaaggggatgcgcTTGGtataataaagcctttgcttaacaactcttgaagttgggcctttaactctcttaactcagcgggagccattctataagggggtatggaaatggggagAGTACCCAGCTCCATatcaatacaaaagtcaatatccctatctggtggcataccaggaaggtctgtaGGAAAcgcatccagaaactcacggactatcaaaaccgactcaattgaaggtacttgtgTAGTATcgtccctgaggtgtgccaagaaagctaaacaccctttactaattaTTCTCTtggcacgaagaaaggagatgatacgaactggagtggaagtgtagtcaccctcccacactaacgggtctgtcccaggcttgaccaatgttacagttttagcattacaatctaagattgcaaaatttggagaaagccaagtcatacccagaataacatcgaaatcaaccatttctaagataaccaagtctacatgagtattgctccccacaaaagttacaagacaagacctatacaccttttaaactatcacagactcacccaccggagtagaaacacgaataggcatgtcaagcaattcacaatgtaaattaagatcagtagcaaatgaggaagatacatatgaaaatgtggagccaggatcaaataatacagaagccatgcaatcacaaaccaaaagattacttgTGATAACAGTATCAGATGTttccgcttcagacctcccagggaaagcataacaatgggacctatcacctgtctgcccgttgcccctaccatgttgcgctgcagtagttccagtttgcctgTTACCCCAgacattttggtgaccaccgttacctcggccaccacgtcctccagaatgacggcctcttccatgaccacctctacctctgactattgggagtctgtaactctgttttggacaatacctcctaatatgtccagtctccccacatccataacactctctggatacaagcataggtctctgtgagaatgatgaagtctgggggtaacctccaaactcagaggaatgttgaccggtctgcggtggacccccagctacagcctgcagtgaagattgaataggtcgggctgggtaacctcttgaaccctgtcctctggagtaagaaccattaaactcgccTCCCTTGCGGAACTTCTTAGGtttcgatgccatggtgaagtcgtctggcttcaccccctccacctctatcacaaaatctaccatttcctgaaaggattttgccgcagcagctacctgtgaggctgaaatctgcaaatctgaccttaatcccttcacaaaacggcgaatttGCTCTtttggactgaagcaaagctgggtggcatacctggataatgcacgaaacttagcctcataagtagtaaccgacatcctaccctgctctaggctcaggaactcatctctcttcctatccctcaaagtccggggtatatacttctcaataaataagctagagaatgatgcccaagtcataggtggtgcctgtgctggttgacactcaacatacgatcgccaccacattttggcatttccttgaaactgataggttacaaactcaacaccgaatcgttccactatgcccatcttatgtatcaactcatgacaatcaaccagaaaatcataggcatcctcagattcagcacccttgaagacatgaggtttcaatttcaagaacttactgaaaagttcgtgctgatcacttgtcattataggccctgtagtcaaccgaggaaacgtgcctatttccaatgaggcatccatgcggggagccacagcagctgcatgttgtactcctggaacctgaggtgctggtgcagaaaacactggaggtgtctggccttgatcagataacccgcaaAGATAAGCAAGACCCttgttaatcatctctggggtaggttggggtgatAATTCCTCactctgtacttgttcattctccccttcctcaccctctcttaatacctcctcagtcggtggaggagtcaccgccctagtactagatgggccaggtgcttgtcctcttcctctagaggacgtcctcccgcaacctctaccacgacctcttgccactgctcctcttccagctacagccccaatggatggctcagacgcatcttgtcttgccggtgttggtgttggcacagttgttgctctagttctaaccatctgcgaaatagagtgaagatggtcagataccaatttgtatcacctagataccaattggatccaagtaatagcacgaaagaaagaaagaatagaattttcctaaagtcctatagcctctcaaagaaaagtaaaagcgCCCCCCTACCGtttctcaagactctactagactcgttcttgtgtgatgagaccaacgaacctaatgctctgataccaagtttgtcacgacccaaaacgagtcgcgagtggcacctacacttaccctcctatgttagcgaaccaaccaatctaaaccccaacatttcaaccataataaatagaaaaataatgcggaagacttaaaactcattaatataaccaataaataacttctaaaacttaatacttattattcccaaaatcttgaagtcatcaccacaagaacattctatcctcaaattactaaatctacgAGTAtttaggaagctaaaataaatcaaagagatagtccatgtccgaacttcaaggacatcaagacatgattgagagagaatccagtccgaggtaggaacaatagctcaccctgaaatctggcgcgatgaagactagctagagttgaggacgagttgaagacgatggcacatttgctgcactccacaaataataaaaaaaacataaaagtaggggtcagtacaaggcacaagtactgagtaggtatcatcggccaactcaaaatagaaagcaatatatatcagataataacataaaaccaaccaaatacttaacaggtaacaacaacaagtaccataaccattggatacaacccaagcacatctatgaggactcaagcctccacaccattctcatttaggaattaggttcttcaaaCTTGATTATATTAGcatatatcaaaattcattcatcttactatcctggtgtcggaacgtgacactccgatcccctactatcctggtgtcggaacgtgacactccgatttcctactatcctggtgtcgaaatgtgacactccgatcccctactatcctggtgtcggaatgtgacactccgatcccctaatactacgtgtcggtttgtgacacccgatcctctaatctcATTAATTTCAAGTTCATCGACCTTCCTTTatgccaagacatcatcattaatagagaggttttaaggtttaa
This DNA window, taken from Solanum lycopersicum chromosome 5, SLM_r2.1, encodes the following:
- the LOC138348732 gene encoding uncharacterized protein, with translation MSVTTYEAKFRALSRYATQLCFSPKEQIRRFVKGLRSDLQISASQVAAAAKSFQEMVDFVIEVEGVKPDDFTMASKPKKFRKGGEFNGSYSRGQGSRGRGGHGRGRHSGGRGGRGNGGHQNVWGNRQTGTTAAQHGRGNGQTGDRSHCYAFPGRSEAETSDTVITNPLVWEGDYTSTPVRIISFLRAKRIISKGCLAFLAHLRDDTTQVPSIESVLIVREFLDAFPTDLPGMPPDRDIDFCIDMELGTLPISIPPYRMAPAELRELKAQLQELLSKGFIIPSASPWGAPVLFVKKKDGMEGKNFIVYGDASYSGLGAVLMQEKNVISYALRQLKKDLNLRQRRWMELLKDYDITILYYSGKANVVADALSRKAGSMGSLAHLQVSRSPFAREVQTLANDFMRLEVNEKGGFLKEPIAILDREVRNLKSREIASIKVQWKNRPVEESTWEKEANMQERYPHLFTDSGTPFRPCFLLVIVRG